The Mangrovivirga cuniculi genomic sequence AGACATTGTTATGCCAGCTCTATATCCTGAGCCAGATAAACATCTTGAATGTGGTGCAATAATTCAGTGCCTTCCTTCATTGGCCTCTGGAAAGCTTTTCTACCAGATATAAGTCCCATTCCTCCTGCTCTTTTATTAATAACAGCAGTCTTTACTGCCTCTGCAAGATCTGATGCTCCTGATGAAGCTCCCCCACTATTAATTAATCCAATTCTTCCCATGTAGCAATTTGCCACCTGGTATCTGGTAAGGTCAATTGGATGCTCACTACTCAGCTCTGAATAAACCTTATCATGAGTCTTCGCAAAATTTATAGTTTTAAATCCACCATTAGTTTCCGGTAGTTTTTGCTTTATGATATCTGCTTTTATTGTTACTCCCAGGTGATTAGCCTGCCCTGTCAGGTCAGCAGCAACATGATAGTCTGTTCCGTCTTTCTTAAAAGAGCTATTACGTGTGTAGCACCAAAGTATAGTTGCCATTCCTAATTCATGTGCTCTTTCGAATGCAGCAGCTACCTCTTGAATTTGCCTGTTTGATTCTTCACTACCAAAGTAAATAGTAGCTCCTACAGCTTTAGCACCAAGATTCCACGCTTCATCAACTGACCCGTACATCACCTGATCGAATGTATTCGGATAGGTCAGTAACTCGTTATGATTGATCTTCACGATAAATGGAATTTTATGAGCATATTTTCTACTCATTAAAGCTAACCCTCCAAAAGTAGTGGCAACAGCATTACAACCCCCTTCTATGGCTAGTTTGATTATATTTTCCGGATCAAAGTAGATTGGATTAGGTGCAAATGAAGCTCCTGCAGTATGTTCTATTCCCTGGTCAACCGGCAATATTGAAACATAACCAGTTCCGGCTAATCTTCCCGAATTATAAATAGATGCCAGGCTATTCAATACCTGGGCCGATCGATCTGACTGAGCAAAGATCCTGTCAATAAAGTCGGGACCAGGTAAATGCAATGATGATTTGTCTATTGTCTCACATTTATGAGATAATAACTTTTCAGCGTCTGAACCTAACAGGTCCTGTATTTTTTGTAGAGACATGAAGAGTTTGGGTTTTATTGTCTAATGGATGCAAATATATAAAAAAACACTTTTCAAGCCATTTCAAACGTTTGAATTTTTTAATAATTGAGGGTTATTAAAAAAAAAAAGGCCAATAGCATACACTATTGGCCTTTAAATCCATGTATTTAAAGTAATTTTACTTTACTTCTTCAAAATCAATGTACTCTCCATGTGCGGAACCAGTACTCTTTCTTTTAGGTTTTTCTTTAACGGTACATAATCCACATTTAATTCGCCATCTCTTCGCTGACGATTTGCGTTACTGTAACCTCGCTGCTGCTGATTTTTGTATTGAGTTGCAGCCCTTCCTATTAAAACTCTAAAAGAATCCAAATAGCTTCGATAAGATATAATATACTACAAAAGCTATCAGTAAAAATTTAAAAACAATTCCCATATTAGTTTAACTATTTACTTAAGTATAGTTTCGTTCTCTGTAAATTTTTAAGAAATAATCGTCTTGAAGATTATCTATAAAATAGATCGCTTCTCCCGTAGATTTCATTTCCGGTCCTAATTCCTTATTAACATTAGGGAATTTCTCGAATGAGAACACCGGAACTTTTATAGCGTAACCTTTCTTAGTCGGATTAAAATCAAAGTCAGTTACTTTCTTTTCTCCCAGCATTACCTTGGTAGCATAATTTACATAAGGCTCATTGTATGCCTTACAGATAAATGGCACTGTACGCGATGCTCTTGGGTTTGCCTCGATAACATATACGGTGTCATCTTTAGCATACTGAATATTAATCAGTCCTTTTGTTTTCAATGCCTTAGCTATTGTTTCCGTGTGCTGTTCAATCTGTTCTATAATCAGGTCGCCGAGATTGTAAGGTGGCAGAACTGCATAAGAGTCTCCGGAATGAATTCCTGCAGGCTCAATATGCTGCATAATTCCGATTATATATACATTTTCACCGTCACAAATTGCATCAGCCTCTGCTTCGATCGCACCCCAGCCCTTCATTGAGCGGTCTGCAATCTATGAATATCCTGTATCTGTGCGGCCACAACCCCACCGCGCCTACGAATACATGCGACAACAACCTGTAAAAGATGTTTCTATTCTGTTCGTCCTTGTGAAGCATCTTTCAATTATCACATTAAATTCCTCCATTTCTTTGGCAACCAAGGGCTGCATCTCGTTTTTCTTGGCTTCCCGTTGGAGCTTAAAAAAACTTCGCAAGACATCCAGAGCTATCTGTCTGTCAGCATATCCCTTTTTCTTGGCAGTCATCATCAGAGCTCTCGGAAGCAGCTCTCTCTAAAAATTTTCAGCTGCAGGAAGGATCTATTTGGTAAATTTAAATATCGTATCAAAAGACACTCCCAGTTTAAAAGCATCATAAATGTGGAACAGCCTGTTCCAGCTAGGAGTTTTTAAGCTTTCTAATAGAGTTCTTTCTTAAGCTCTCTGCCATCGCTCCAAGACCATTTCTCCTGATCTCCAATGACTGACAGGCTTTTTGTAAGGCTTCCTGGAAATTTCTTCCTATACCCATTACTTCTCCTACCGACTTCATCTGAAGACCCAGGCGTCTGTCCGAACCTTCAAATTTGTCAAAGTTCCATCTAGGAATCTTTACAATCACATAATCAAGAGCAGGCTCAAAGTATGCGCTTGTTGTTTAGTAATCTGGTTTTCAAGCTCATCAAGCGTATAACCTATCGCAAGCTTAGCAGCAACTTTTGCGATTGGATAACCTGTTGCTTTCGATGCTAATGCAGATGATCTTGAAACTCTTGGGTTGATCTCAATTGCAACGATATCATCGTCTTCCGGATTAACCGCAAACTGAACGTTACAACCTCCGGCAAAATCACCAATTCCATTCATCATACGGATGGCCATATCTCGCATTCTCTGATAAACAGAATCTGGCAGCGTCTGAGCAGGAGCAACAGTGATCGAATCACCTGTATGGATACCCATCGGATCGAAGTTCTCGATAGAACAGATTATAATCACATTACCAATACTATCTCTCAGGAGCTCAACCTCAAACTCTTTCCAGCCCAGAATACTTTTTTCGATAAGCACCTCATGGATTGGTGAAGAATGAAGACCGTGGGTCAGAGCCTTGTCAAATTCCTCTGCAGAGTGAACAAAACCTCCTCCGGAACCTCCCAAAGTGTAGGAAGGACGGATAACAAGTGGAAAACCTATTTCCTGAGCAATTTCTTTTCCTTCAAGAAAACTGGTGGCTGTTTCTCCCTGGCAGACATGAATGCCCATTTCGGTCATTTTTAGTCTGAAGGCTTCTCTGTCTTCAGTTGTAGCAATTGCCCCGAAGTCTACTCCAATGACTTTTACGCCATATTTTTCCCAGATACCTGCTTTTTCACAATCTTCGGCAAGGTTAAGTGCTGTCTGACCTCCCATTGTCGGCAGTACAGCATCAATCTTGTGGTTTTCAAGAATTTCTATTATTGACTTTTTTTCCAGTGGCCGCAAATACACGTTATCTGCAGTAACAGGGTCAGTCATGATCGTTGCTGGATTGGAATTTATCAGGGTCACTTCAATTCCTTCTTCTCTCAATGATCTTGAGGCTTGAGAACCAGAATAATCAAACTCACACGCCTGACCAATAACGATCGGGCCACTTCCAATAATTAAGACGGATTTAATACCGGGATTTTTGGCATTTTTATATTTGTTAGATGGAAAACATAAATTGCACAAAATTAGAACAACCAACTGTGAATAAAAAAAAGTGGAGTATAAATCTTAAAATATTATTAATAATTTTACGTAATTTATTGACTTATACTTTCGATCATCCTTATACTTGTCAATATTTTTAAAACTAACTATTAAATATGAACAGTATACTCGATCAAAACAGTGGAGAAGCTTTGGCTTTGAATTCTATGGTAAAGGCTAATTTAACTGAAGCTTCTAAATGGGCTAGATTTCTTGGAATATTAGGTTTTATTGGTTCTGGTCTTACCCTCATTATGGGAATCTTTATGGTGGCACTATGGGAACACTAGCAAGTATGGGTGGCGCAGACACTCAACTTCCGGGTTTTATGGGAGCTGGATTTTTTATTGTCTTTTATGTCATTTTCGCTATTATCAGTTTTATTCCTTCGTATTTCCTATTCACTTTTGGATCTAAAACAAAAGCTGGAATAGAAGCTGGAGTGAACACCGATTTTGAAAATGGACTTAAAAACCTAAAAAGGTTATTTAAATTTTATGGAATCATTGCTATTATATTCCTGGGTTTTTATGCTTTAAT encodes the following:
- a CDS encoding class I fructose-bisphosphate aldolase produces the protein MSLQKIQDLLGSDAEKLLSHKCETIDKSSLHLPGPDFIDRIFAQSDRSAQVLNSLASIYNSGRLAGTGYVSILPVDQGIEHTAGASFAPNPIYFDPENIIKLAIEGGCNAVATTFGGLALMSRKYAHKIPFIVKINHNELLTYPNTFDQVMYGSVDEAWNLGAKAVGATIYFGSEESNRQIQEVAAAFERAHELGMATILWCYTRNSSFKKDGTDYHVAADLTGQANHLGVTIKADIIKQKLPETNGGFKTINFAKTHDKVYSELSSEHPIDLTRYQVANCYMGRIGLINSGGASSGASDLAEAVKTAVINKRAGGMGLISGRKAFQRPMKEGTELLHHIQDVYLAQDIELA
- a CDS encoding ATP-binding protein, with product MADRSMKGWGAIEAEADAICDGENVYIIGIMQHIEPAGIHSGDSYAVLPPYNLGDLIIEQIEQHTETIAKALKTKGLINIQYAKDDTVYVIEANPRASRTVPFICKAYNEPYVNYATKVMLGEKKVTDFDFNPTKKGYAIKVPVFSFEKFPNVNKELGPEMKSTGEAIYFIDNLQDDYFLKIYRERNYT